catcaggtgagccgtacgcttgtttgtcgacctagtgacataaaaaaaagctaaCTGTAAGCGTCGTCGACTGCCCCCACCCCGGAAGCCTAGAGAGGGTAGTGACACGAGTGAAGGTAAGGCCCGGCGCAGGAGAAGCTGGCGGCGCACCGGCGCGAGCGGCAGTGCGCGCGGCGCGCGTGCGACGTGTGCGGCCAGCTGGTGCGCAGCATCGCGCAGCACATGCGCCACAGCCACGAGCGCGGCGCGCTGCACAAGTGCCCCACGTGCGGCAAGGAGTTCCCCATCGTGGCGCGCCTCAAGAACCACATGTGAGGAATCGCTTGCCTTTCATTTCACTTCACACGAGATTTGAAGTACTCGTATTTACttagtttgaaatttttatagttaaaaaatcgatcacatcaagttatttaatttacttgtttatctgAAGTAATCCCATTGTACTttactgtctgtaactatctttatgctttgtttgtaatgaaGTACTCGTATTTccttagtttgaaaattttatagttaaaaaatcgATCCATcgagttatttaatttacttgtttatctgAAGTAATCCCATTGTACTttactgtctgtaactatctttatgctttgtttgtaatatatttgtgatgtacaataaagtataaaataagtaaataaataaaaataaataaatatcgcgacagcttttatatcatataacatataaactatataatgactttataagtaaatagtaaaagttttaaagtaaatattaattttttttcgttttaactcattcaaataaaagcttattttttttgaaaaggtcttttactttcaatttatttttgactttttagTTAATGCTAGAAAGTttctcaatttattatttaaacaaaaactgttATTATAGCTGAACTAAAATAGTTACTGACTGACGTAACTTTATTCGAATTATTCTTTACAACCCCTTtgatttgatacccatattgtagaagtgcattaaaaataacaagtCCGCCATCTTAGATATGccgccatgttggatttagaatgacgtcacaaaGTTAACCATGTATTGTCATCCAAATTGAacttgtatacaaaatttcagttCAATTGGTTGAAGATATctgcttcaaaattgagttgcaagatttCATCCGAACTTACATACAATcatgcaagttaaataaaagcttgtaaataatgcacaatgaggcggccttatcgctcggtagcaatttcttccaggcaactttAGGGTTAGGGTTAAGAGAAAGAAAAGCAATAAGTATAGGGgtgtataataaacatatatcaaacaaaataagatacaTGATGCTTATGAAGTACTTCCAATGCAAGttattactttttgtatattttatgttcttgatgagtttattattgtttgaagGTTAGTCCACACAAACACATTCAACTTCTTCTGCGACCTGTGTCCATACAAATGCAAGCACAAGTACTACCTGGTGATGCACATGCGCACACATACGGGCGAGAAGCCCTACAAGTGCGCCGAGTGTCCCGCTACCTTCGTCAATCCCTCAAATCTGAACAAACACAAGCTCACGCATCAAGAGAAACAGTTTAAGGTATATTATGAATGAGTTGctcaattttgttataatatttaaattataaaaaaaaaaccgacttaaatttaCATCAGGtagtcaaaaataattaattgagtacgcattattagagataactcaacaGACacgcattagctttcgattataaaaagaattatcaaaatcggttcatccagtaaaaagtaaataagatatgaggtaaataagataaaaaaataatcaaattgacaacctcctcctttttttaaagttaaagcaTGTTAGAAACGGATATCAAaatttttcttcatttaaattatttttcactctTCGTTTTCTCTTTAAACCTCTGTAAATAAGCCGACATGAAAAATTGTATACGCTAATATCTGTGAATAAAGTTAGCAGGCCCTGAAATATCAAACATATTAAACAATCTACtcacataatacataataatcataaaagaaatgtaaaagCAGTGAAAGGTTTTACCTAGGCACTGCAACACAGCTGTtggtaaagtaaataaaataaataaacgtcttaCACTCAATGGTTTCCACTAGGAATTGCTCCATGTGTCTGGAAACACAGAATACATAAGCACACATGCCCAGACTACGCAacaactgtatggccaatacaaatgtatgccatattaaccgccagcgaaacaggcataagccagtgctgtgattGCGCTAATAAATAATGGTGACTGTCCAGTGCATGCTGTGCGACAAGGCGTTCCGCACGGGCACGGCGCTGTGGGAGCACCACGACGCCAAGCACATGAACATCAAGCACACCTGCTCCTACTGCGGGCGGAACTTCTGCTACAAGTGGGCTACCTGCTTTATTTACGCTTAGCGTTTTGgactaaaacttttttacgcacgcttgacttggtagtaagctggtgaatgcgcgacgagagcgttacgaaaagtgtgtttgggcgaggcgaacggatgTTGAGAGGgcgatataagttagatggagctaaagaactACTTCAGAAgctacttcagttgtgtggtctaaatcacactcgttctttttatacaactatgatgtgatgatgatgatcatgagAGATGAgtgatttttatacaactaggtcgtcaaacaaaCGTGCTTCTTAcattatggtaagcgattactgccTATAAACCTCTGCTatagcagaagcatcgcaagcaggttgtcgaccctacccccaatcccctcccaggagctctgaccaccttactcaccaacaggaacacaacacgcTAGaaactagtattatttagctgtgatgttctgtaaggtcgaggtatttccccagtctggctgctctagattttgagcaggctatttcctcctgtgccctatctcagttagtGTGCTTAGTGCTAGGCATTTTGGTGCTGAAAACAGTATTTTGTATGCTATGTTTTTGTTCAGCAGTAAAATATCTAATGTATTGAAAACAGTAAAATTGAGAACCCAAGCGAGGAGTGAGCTcgtgtaataaattattgttattaaaaataactttattttttgattgatttttggGAGTAtgaagaatcacgtcggggtcaccagtttggaaGCATgaggaaaagggaggatcctccaaccagacgggtgttgtgtctggcgggctaacgccccgacggttgttgtcgggatcttgtatatatacttaatcactttgaaaactctgatagcgcgatgtagcatacgtcagttttctctaattacgtagtttgtagccgttcgtatttcgcgcgatagatgtcgccacagatTAATTTACTCTGTAACTTTCTATTACTGGGCACGGGACTTTTTCGTTTCTTTTAGCTTTactgaatattaatttaattcatagaGTTAAGCAGACGTCTTaggtatttgttaaaatatgatATCAATTAACAGATCAGACCTACGGAAGCACGAGATACGTAACCACAACCGCGTGAAGCGCGATTACATCGGCGGGGAACCGACGTACAAGCAAGTCGAAAGACTTCAACGGATGCAGGAAGATAACGAAGCTATGGAGAAATGGCGGCAACAGCAGATCGTGGTCACGCAACCACAGCAAGCGACCTTCATTGATCAGACAAAAGACTTCATACAAACAACCCATCCAATGTATGTCTCTGATGTAACGGGGATCATACAACAACCTATTGGTATGTGTCttctgaaatattattttaatttgttataaaaacttattacaaaCTCCAAATCTCCAAATTAACATCCTCCCCCCTCtcatttctctctttctcttatgCATTGTGATTTAAAACAAGATACAACCGATTAGTGTGAATCTTGTCTTGATCTTGAAATGTATCTGATATGTCTCATATGTGGTTGAGAATTATGGAGCGGCCaatatgattataataaaaaatatatatatttgtgtctACATATTTATATCCTACATAAGGActttaattataagtataataagtataatgataatgaaatgaaatgaaatgatatgaaatgaaatgatatgcatatattataaacatttattcagGAGAAAATCTTAggttgatttgtttatttaattttaaagcccGCTCTCTAACTTTATCTTCCGGAGTTTGTAAACAACGTCTGTCCATCTCTGTTTCAAGGCTTATTGTTAGAATATctccttaaaatatatatttgaatgaaCCGACATAAGCACTATTTCTCTAAGCTCTTTAATGTCTGTTTTTCGTGGTCGGCGTATTATGTAAATGGACATGAAAAAGTTCGGCCCTAAAAGGGTCGgtaatggatatttgtgttggCGTCGTTAAAATAAATTGCCCTTCgattttataagtaatataatttaagagGTTATTGAAATGagaatacttattattaatatgaataattattactaactagctgacccggcgaacttcgtatcgcctaacagtcgattctttaattttattaatttttttttagaatttttctctccgtaagaaccatcctggtacttcaaggaatattttaaaaaaagaattagcgaaatcggtccaaccgttctcgagttttgcgcttagcaacacattcagcgactgatttttatattatagatataatataaattttagatattggtaactgttatatatataataaaactaacctGTCGATGTTTGTGCAGTTACACCTGTTATGTCAGGATTTTTATGATCGAAATAGAAGCTAGAAATAATTTGTTTCTGaaaatttgtctgtctgtctgtctatgtGTGTGTCTGAGTTTGTTCCGGCATCGTGCAAATTCTTTTTCATGAAATTGGGTATTGTTTTACAATTGTGAATTTATAATCTAGTACAGTTGTCATCTTAAGTCTAATTTAAAACCTGGTATAGGCGTCCTCTAGAAAATTATAGTGAcgtcataatattgttttgtatacacaattattttgtcaaCGCGGGTTGTCTAGTTTTAACGTATTGAttgtattttaacaattatttatttagatccATTTTTCGAGagcattttacattttatatcaaaataaataagttattttattatgaatttattttaaaccaggCTATTAGTATCTAATTAtgtgaataatatatttgttgaaTATTTCTCAACGAGATCATATTACGAATGATGGATTAGGGTAATGTTCGAAACAAACGATTTTGCACTTCAATTATTATGAAAGAACtttgctaatatttttaatctttaaatcttttattaaacTAACAACACTTTTCTCTTCCAGCCCAGCAGCAAACTGTTCAGCTAACTTTGTaagtaatttaagttttttgaaACTTGCTAGGAAAAAAGTAAGAATAAAACGATTGCCGTTCAGTAGATAAATTCTTAGAGTGAAATTTATGAAATctttttgatatttgatttttatttttaaaaaaatatttttatgcaattaaaaaataataattgtacactaaattactaatttaaatgTCAGTTAGTCACTATTTAAatccttattatttatttaaaattttattcaactttTACAAGTACGAAAATAATCTTAATTACAGACCTGAGCTGACGTTGAAGAAAGATGAGGTGAAAATGTACGAAGCTCAACAAGGAATGGCGTATTTCTAAGTGACTATTAATCCAAGAAAGTTCCAGAAAATTATCAAATGTAATAATCTTGTGCCATTTTCAAATTGTACGAatgaatttttataatgtaattaatttggttgttaaatgtttttgtacttattttatcTGTGTTTCTACACACACTAGTGCAATGTTAATTCTAAAAGGAAGTTTGGGGCGAATAGGACATGTCATAAAAGTtggaataaaatttttatttcgtgTCCAAATACCGTAGCAGTCGATAAACATGAGACAGACTTATGTTTATGTCTTTTTCCTATTTGTTAGggttacattaatataaaacgaAGAGTATAGTGGTTCTCTTTTCACGCacaaaatttttcaattctGTTTTTTGAACTTGAAATGGCGCGTTTTACtagcaattaatttttgaatgttATTGTTTTAGAAACGAGAAACGATActgattgaaatattttaagaatgtttttttaaaaatcgttgTTATGTTCTAATAACctgaaattagtttttattctatatatttatgcCATATATATGGAAAGGCCAGAATGGAAAGATTGGATTTGGTCTTTGCCACCTCCAGGTGAACGGAGACGCAAAagtggaacaaaaaaaaaattacgaataattaaagaaatattgtCTTGTCCGAATGAacgctttatatatatatatatatatatatatatatatatatatatatatatatatatatatatatatatatatatatatatatatatatatatatatatatatatatgctataagtgatttttaaatgagaaatgagaaaatattattgtaatgtacACTGCTCAGTAGTAGTAAGTTAGGGTGTGTAAAACTTTTAGTACTTATATCTACGAAGcgttgtaaaaattattttaatggaaaCAATAAAGGTAAACCTACATAATTCACAAGACGGTTTTATTTTGTGACGTACTtcaactattattataattttctattatttatttttgtttatttgaaccCCATTCATATGGCAATTAAAAGAATAATCGAggaggtatttttttaaaggaatcATAGTGAATTTGACTACTTGGAGAATGAGGCCGATGTCCGGCAGTTTGATATTCCAATCTGAATCATATTTCAGATTTACCTATTAAGTATTATAACCGATTTAATGTCTTTTCAACCGAgtgtaataaaatgttaacGCCTAAAATATGTTTtccctattaaaaaaaaaaaaatttatcaaaaatgagtttacttataactttataaatttataaaataaaaatataaacatttaatgttatctGGAATTTAGGAAAAGTaactatttttgaaaattactacctaaattacatttatttactttttcccTTGTACGTTAcgtagataatataataaaaatgcgcTTCtgttaaaatatgataaaacaacatattttaaaaacatttgctAGCGGTACTATTTCCCAGAACAATATTATTCCCGGTCATAGATCTGATTTTATAGGTGATTCGTTATTTATTACTTAGATACGACTTTTGAATGAGTTACCAGTAATATCGGATATACTCACTCctaaaaacttttatcttttgaatttttttaaatttatttttctcatattttttgTAAGTCACTTGATTATGGAGTGTCCATAAACTACGTGGTCATTAGCCCTTCTTTAACCCCCTCTTCTATTTCCCTCTTTTTTATCttggggaaaatccttcatggacaccctccgggagtcagactcttactgaataaagaCCATCCACGTGTGAACAGACCTCCGCCTATGTGAGGAtagatggggtcgcgttagcatgCACCACGTCGCCCAGGCGGCCGGCCCGAATGAAAACATCCGGGTCCCTGCACCCAGAGAGGGGCGGCCTCCACAAAACCACCCCTCCCGACGACGCGTGGGATCTCAAGCCAGCCGAAGTTCCACCCCTATCTTCCCTCATGCAGCCTAACGTAGCTTTTCCTGTCACAAAATGGAACGTGTTTTTTTCGCGAGATTTACTACTTTTTactttacattaatttaaaaaaaaaattaaaggaataataataaattttgcttaatatatttatatcatatatattaatacgttaagGTTAGGATGTTTGcctctctttttagaaaaaaaacttacaattattccacataaattatatatatgtagctataccagtcagctgttacctataacacaagcattaagcaAGCATTagcaacagacgaccgtgtgtattgtgtagatactatacattatattacgatattatacattatatttaaataataaattaatatcattttatagataattgcatgctctaccggcatctaagcaaaaaaatttaaattatttaaaaaaggaaggTTACGTATGCTTTAAGAAGAAGgaagtctatttttttttactcaaatcaacgcgggtgaaaccgcggggcctaactaatatttttatatttatagctatCGATTATTAGGATATCTTCTTTATACAAAGCATAGCTATGTAGTTTATGGACGCTACTTACCTcctaattattgttttgtttgccTTTTAG
This genomic stretch from Melitaea cinxia chromosome 10, ilMelCinx1.1, whole genome shotgun sequence harbors:
- the LOC123656963 gene encoding zinc finger protein 287-like — translated: MAVYLTKTMMSRLNKVTYPSTSSIEDEFNNYNDQWEKLMMDSKIGVKLSKEMICRVCARNGCTPLTTKINDWDIMGAIRSITNITINVDDSLPKYICNECLESLRIAMRFKKNCEVSDKKFRKILNPMGDPLLHSYPYSKHDFQLILHQMKLKRMETEQKAEKERRRRERLIQKKDPKTKEFKCSPCDMTFLNKEKLAAHRRERQCARRACDVCGQLVRSIAQHMRHSHERGALHKCPTCGKEFPIVARLKNHMLVHTNTFNFFCDLCPYKCKHKYYLVMHMRTHTGEKPYKCAECPATFVNPSNLNKHKLTHQEKQFKCMLCDKAFRTGTALWEHHDAKHMNIKHTCSYCGRNFCYKSDLRKHEIRNHNRVKRDYIGGEPTYKQVERLQRMQEDNEAMEKWRQQQIVVTQPQQATFIDQTKDFIQTTHPMYVSDVTGIIQQPIAQQQTVQLTLPELTLKKDEVKMYEAQQGMAYF